The following are from one region of the Sphingobium sp. TKS genome:
- a CDS encoding gamma-glutamyltransferase family protein, with translation MPAPDQPQRPEALDRRELLAASLAGLALTGLPSTARAQSGARAPDAPRSGGASVVAHRVEVPMPHGGVTAGHPLAAMAGTRMLMQGGSAADAVVAAMAVMNVVEPWASSAGGNGFATCLDRRAGKVHSLAFTGGAPRLLDPQVDPKALDHGPKALTVPGAFGGWIALARRFGRLPLATLLGPAIGYARDGHPLDPSIALFIARAQKTLALYPTSAALFLPGGQPPAPRSIFRNPGLARTLQALADAESMALKGGADRDRALQAAYDHFYTGPIAQEFARFSIETGGWLRLDDLKAYRPRWSDPVSTNYRGLDVYSSPLTSRTGLELCEQLNLVEGFDLAALPADGPQFTHLLIEAIKVAKADVYRYAADPRFAQTPVEGLLSKRFAAERRRLIDPARAGLYPEGGNAAAFDHAALEQARQRFAARGDDRTRGGDTTSLSAVDADGNAIAVTTTVGGGFGTFLVMGNTGILFNNGLRLGSTAPYDGHPNKVAPGKVALLGNGPSIVLDKGRLRMVFGSPGGETIGQTQFQFLVNVVDRGMPIQSAIEAPRFALDADPNFYKPGAAITVQAEGRFADPVLQGLTAMGHRIEKVGPYSIGSVQGVLVDPSGARMGGADPRRMGYAMGY, from the coding sequence ATGCCCGCTCCCGATCAGCCCCAGCGCCCGGAAGCGCTCGACCGTCGTGAATTGCTTGCTGCCAGCCTTGCGGGCCTGGCGCTCACCGGCCTTCCTTCCACAGCCCGCGCCCAATCCGGCGCCCGTGCACCCGATGCGCCGCGCTCAGGCGGCGCAAGCGTCGTGGCGCACCGCGTTGAGGTTCCGATGCCACATGGCGGCGTCACCGCTGGCCATCCGCTCGCGGCCATGGCGGGCACGCGCATGTTGATGCAGGGCGGCAGCGCCGCCGACGCGGTGGTCGCCGCCATGGCGGTGATGAACGTGGTCGAACCCTGGGCATCGAGCGCGGGCGGAAACGGCTTTGCCACCTGCCTCGACCGCCGGGCAGGGAAGGTTCATTCGCTCGCCTTCACCGGCGGCGCGCCGCGCCTGCTCGATCCTCAGGTCGATCCCAAGGCGCTGGACCATGGCCCCAAGGCGCTGACCGTGCCGGGCGCCTTTGGCGGCTGGATCGCGCTGGCCCGGCGCTTCGGCAGGCTGCCGCTCGCCACATTGCTCGGACCGGCGATCGGCTATGCCCGCGACGGCCATCCGCTCGATCCGTCCATCGCCCTGTTCATCGCCCGAGCGCAAAAGACACTCGCGCTTTATCCCACCAGCGCCGCCCTGTTCCTGCCGGGCGGACAGCCGCCCGCGCCCCGCTCCATCTTCCGCAATCCCGGCCTCGCCCGTACCCTTCAGGCACTGGCCGATGCCGAGAGCATGGCGCTGAAAGGCGGCGCTGACCGCGACCGCGCCCTGCAAGCCGCCTATGACCATTTCTACACCGGCCCGATCGCACAGGAATTTGCCCGCTTTTCCATCGAGACGGGCGGCTGGCTGCGCCTGGACGATCTCAAGGCCTATCGGCCGCGCTGGAGCGATCCGGTCAGCACCAATTATCGCGGCCTCGACGTCTACAGCAGCCCGCTGACCTCCCGCACCGGCCTTGAACTGTGCGAGCAGCTCAATCTGGTCGAAGGCTTCGACCTGGCCGCCCTGCCCGCCGACGGGCCGCAATTCACCCATTTGCTGATCGAGGCGATCAAGGTCGCCAAGGCCGATGTCTATCGCTATGCGGCGGACCCCCGTTTCGCGCAAACGCCGGTCGAGGGGCTGCTTTCCAAACGCTTCGCGGCGGAGCGGCGCAGGCTGATCGATCCGGCCAGGGCAGGACTTTATCCGGAGGGCGGCAATGCGGCGGCTTTCGATCATGCCGCGCTGGAACAGGCCCGGCAGCGTTTCGCGGCGCGGGGCGACGACCGCACGCGCGGCGGCGACACCACCAGCCTGTCCGCCGTCGACGCGGACGGCAACGCCATTGCCGTCACGACCACGGTCGGCGGCGGCTTCGGTACTTTCCTGGTGATGGGCAATACGGGCATCCTCTTCAACAACGGCCTGCGACTGGGATCGACCGCACCCTATGACGGCCATCCCAACAAGGTCGCTCCCGGCAAGGTCGCGCTGCTCGGCAACGGCCCCAGCATCGTCCTCGACAAGGGCCGCCTGCGCATGGTGTTCGGCTCGCCTGGCGGGGAGACGATCGGCCAGACGCAGTTCCAGTTTCTGGTGAATGTCGTCGATCGCGGAATGCCCATCCAGTCAGCCATCGAAGCGCCGCGCTTTGCGCTGGATGCCGATCCGAATTTCTACAAGCCCGGCGCGGCCATCACCGTGCAGGCGGAGGGGCGCTTTGCCGATCCTGTGCTGCAAGGCCTGACCGCCATGGGCCACCGGATCGAGAAAGTCGGCCCCTATTCCATAGGCAGCGTGCAGGGCGTGTTGGTCGACCCGTCGGGCGCGCGCATGGGCGGGGCCGACCCCCGCCGCATGGGCTATGCTATGGGCTATTGA
- a CDS encoding M20/M25/M40 family metallo-hydrolase yields the protein MSRSVLLRAAAMMVAMTSNLAASASHAAPPDDASFRALLKEMVETDSSFDSGNCTAVTEKVAAQMKAAGFPEQNLHLLVPEGHPKAGALVAVYPGRDPKLKAVLMLGHIDVVNARRADWTRDPYAFIEEDGYYYGRGVADMKAQDAIWIDSLLRFQAEKYRPLRTVKMALTCGEEGLYLNGAKWLVDNQKDLVDAGIALNEGGYGELDEKGNRVDQTFQAAQKVVMQFTLEATNPGGHSSLPRPDNAIYSLARALDRLSRYDFPVQFIDANRGYFTKMAKVVGGAEGAAMTAIVANPQDKAASDLLNTSPSYHSMLRTTCVATLLSAGHAANALPQRATATVNCRVIPGVTTDEILATLTKVVDDPEVKVTASRGYRPANPAPVTDKVLGPAIKMSAQVWPGVPVVPHMATGATDAVTMNAAGIPTYGVSGLFRDPDGNGVHGLNERIRVRSVMEGRKFLYGLVKAYADQKD from the coding sequence ATGAGCCGATCCGTGCTGTTGCGCGCTGCCGCGATGATGGTGGCCATGACCTCCAATCTGGCTGCTTCCGCGTCCCATGCCGCGCCGCCGGACGATGCGTCCTTCCGTGCCTTGTTGAAGGAGATGGTGGAGACCGACAGCAGCTTCGACAGCGGCAACTGCACCGCCGTCACGGAAAAGGTCGCCGCGCAGATGAAGGCCGCCGGATTCCCGGAGCAGAATCTGCATCTCCTCGTGCCGGAGGGGCATCCCAAGGCGGGCGCGCTGGTCGCCGTCTATCCTGGGCGCGACCCGAAGCTGAAGGCCGTGCTGATGCTGGGGCATATCGACGTGGTCAATGCCCGCCGCGCCGACTGGACCCGCGATCCCTATGCCTTCATTGAGGAGGACGGCTATTATTACGGCCGGGGCGTCGCTGACATGAAGGCGCAGGACGCGATCTGGATCGACAGCCTGCTGCGGTTTCAGGCAGAAAAATACCGCCCCCTGCGCACCGTCAAGATGGCGTTGACCTGCGGGGAGGAGGGGCTTTACCTGAACGGCGCCAAATGGTTGGTGGACAATCAGAAGGATCTGGTCGACGCGGGCATTGCGCTTAATGAGGGTGGCTATGGCGAGCTGGACGAGAAGGGCAACCGGGTCGACCAGACATTCCAGGCAGCGCAGAAGGTGGTGATGCAGTTCACGCTGGAGGCGACCAATCCCGGCGGCCATTCCTCGCTGCCGCGCCCGGACAATGCGATCTACAGCCTGGCGCGGGCGCTGGACCGGCTGAGCCGCTATGATTTCCCGGTGCAGTTCATCGATGCCAATCGCGGCTATTTCACCAAAATGGCCAAGGTGGTCGGCGGCGCGGAAGGCGCGGCCATGACCGCGATCGTCGCCAATCCGCAGGACAAGGCGGCCAGCGATCTGCTCAACACATCGCCCAGCTATCATTCGATGCTTCGCACCACTTGCGTGGCGACCTTGCTGTCGGCCGGGCACGCCGCCAATGCACTGCCCCAGCGGGCTACCGCGACGGTCAATTGTCGCGTCATTCCGGGCGTCACGACGGATGAGATATTGGCGACGCTCACCAAGGTCGTCGACGATCCGGAGGTCAAGGTGACGGCGTCGCGAGGCTATCGTCCGGCCAATCCCGCGCCGGTGACGGACAAGGTGCTGGGCCCGGCGATCAAGATGTCAGCACAGGTCTGGCCCGGCGTGCCGGTGGTGCCGCATATGGCGACGGGCGCGACCGACGCGGTGACGATGAACGCCGCGGGCATCCCGACCTATGGGGTGAGTGGGCTGTTCCGCGATCCCGACGGCAATGGCGTCCATGGCCTGAACGAACGCATCCGCGTGCGATCAGTGATGGAGGGGCGCAAATTCCTCTATGGGCTGGTCAAGGCCTATGCCGATCAGAAGGATTGA